A region of Candidatus Polarisedimenticolia bacterium DNA encodes the following proteins:
- a CDS encoding L,D-transpeptidase family protein, producing MAAALSLLLLVACEKPPVAILAAARTAVERARRAEAGRYAADELKQAEQDLRRAQRSEVMESSRLAFRRDYRATISLAEQSRFMAVRAMKLAGDRRQKSQSDTASELAALRDLLDRSREIKRFVAPKDPQVSRLLVGAAVDLEVAEVRMKNKDYPAALQAAQSGTQRIRQAEQLLLSSMVRYTSHPDIPSWRKWVDEAVRRSRSGGVSFVVDKLRRRLTVYRSGKRAGTYTVDIGLGGMERKLRAGDDATPEGLYRIQQIRGPGQTRYYRAFLLDYPNEQDRRRFEQARRQGSIPKGADPGGLIEIHGEGGRDQDWTKGCVALTNSEMNELFRLARIGTSVAIVGYNPRDSEDSW from the coding sequence GTGGCCGCCGCGCTTTCCCTCCTTCTCCTCGTCGCTTGTGAAAAGCCTCCCGTCGCCATCCTGGCCGCTGCCCGGACTGCGGTGGAGCGCGCCCGGCGCGCCGAGGCCGGCCGCTACGCGGCCGACGAGCTGAAGCAGGCGGAACAGGACCTGCGCCGCGCGCAACGCAGCGAGGTCATGGAGTCTTCGCGCCTCGCCTTTCGCCGGGATTACCGGGCCACCATCTCGCTTGCCGAGCAGTCGAGGTTCATGGCGGTCCGGGCCATGAAGCTGGCCGGAGACCGGCGGCAGAAGAGCCAGAGCGACACCGCCTCGGAGCTGGCGGCGCTGCGCGATCTCCTGGATCGATCCCGCGAAATCAAGCGCTTCGTGGCCCCGAAGGATCCGCAGGTTTCCCGCTTGCTGGTGGGGGCGGCCGTCGATCTGGAAGTGGCCGAGGTGAGGATGAAGAACAAGGACTACCCGGCTGCGCTCCAGGCGGCGCAGAGCGGCACGCAGCGCATCCGCCAGGCGGAGCAGCTCCTGCTTTCTTCCATGGTCCGGTACACCTCGCATCCCGACATCCCGTCCTGGAGAAAGTGGGTCGACGAGGCGGTCCGCCGAAGTCGCTCCGGAGGGGTCTCTTTCGTGGTCGACAAGCTCCGCCGGCGCCTCACCGTCTATCGCAGCGGCAAGAGAGCCGGCACCTATACCGTCGACATCGGACTGGGAGGGATGGAGCGCAAGCTCCGGGCGGGGGATGACGCCACCCCTGAAGGGCTGTACCGAATCCAGCAGATTCGCGGCCCCGGACAGACCCGGTATTACCGGGCCTTTCTGCTCGACTATCCCAACGAACAGGACCGCCGGCGCTTCGAGCAGGCCAGGCGGCAAGGCTCGATCCCCAAGGGGGCCGATCCGGGAGGGCTCATCGAAATCCACGGAGAGGGAGGACGGGACCAGGATTGGACGAAGGGGTGTGTGGCGCTCACCAATTCGGAGATGAACGAGCTGTTCCGGTTGGCGAGGATCGGCACCTCCGTCGCCATCGTCGGGTACAACCCCCGCGATTCGGAGGATTCATGGTGA
- a CDS encoding DUF4398 domain-containing protein produces MLVVALATVIACGKPPQAEMDGAKAALEDAKTAQADKYASAEYQAAESSINAAQAEIDAQSQKMFKNYDKAKELANTAKADAEKAKEAAATNMETAKNEATTAINDATTALESAKTALAGAPKGKDTKADLALFQQDLDGLAATLSEAQTAMSSNDYMTARDKANSVKEKATSISDQIAQAAATRSGAKK; encoded by the coding sequence GTGCTCGTGGTGGCGCTGGCGACCGTGATCGCCTGCGGCAAGCCTCCGCAAGCGGAGATGGATGGCGCGAAGGCTGCCCTGGAAGACGCGAAGACCGCCCAGGCCGACAAGTACGCCAGCGCGGAGTATCAGGCCGCCGAGAGCAGCATCAACGCTGCCCAGGCCGAAATCGACGCTCAGTCGCAGAAGATGTTCAAGAACTACGACAAGGCGAAGGAGCTGGCCAACACGGCCAAGGCGGACGCGGAGAAGGCGAAGGAAGCCGCCGCGACGAACATGGAGACGGCCAAGAACGAGGCCACCACCGCCATCAACGACGCTACGACCGCCCTCGAGAGCGCCAAGACGGCCCTTGCCGGGGCCCCGAAGGGCAAGGACACGAAGGCGGATCTGGCTCTCTTCCAGCAGGACCTGGATGGGCTGGCGGCCACCCTCAGCGAGGCCCAGACGGCCATGAGCAGCAACGACTACATGACCGCCAGGGACAAGGCCAATTCGGTCAAAGAAAAGGCCACGAGCATCAGCGATCAGATCGCCCAGGCTGCCGCGACACGGTCTGGTGCCAAGAAATAG
- the thiC gene encoding phosphomethylpyrimidine synthase ThiC yields MNKTRTRVPAGEPATQRALARQGVVTAEMEFVAEREGVDAALVRAEVARGRLVIPANVNHERLEPMGVGLALSCKINANIGNSAVSSDVEEELRKLRTAVKLGADTVMDLSTGGDIDAIREAIVRESSVPIGTVPIYQVVAELDSIDAMKAEDLIDMVEHQARQGVDYMTLHAGVLLRHLPLARNRITGIVSRGGSLLAHWMMANRAENPLYTHWDKILEICRRYDVTISAGDGLRPGCLADASDAAQFAELETLGELTLRAWDRDVQVMIEGPGHVPMDQIAMNVEMQQRICHEAPFYVLGPLVTDIAPGYDHISSAIGAAMAGQAGASLLCYVTPKEHLGLPNEDDVRQGVIAYKIAAHAADVARQRPGARQRDDEISRARFAFDWNRQFDLALDPETARAMHDATLPAEYFKSAEFCSMCGPKFCSMQSDYRLEGIEELLKEMGIEDGKPGRPASAPYGAAPAARSARPAPRH; encoded by the coding sequence ATGAACAAGACAAGAACCCGTGTCCCCGCGGGGGAGCCGGCGACGCAAAGGGCCCTGGCTCGTCAAGGCGTCGTCACGGCGGAGATGGAATTCGTCGCCGAGCGCGAGGGGGTCGACGCCGCTCTCGTCCGCGCCGAGGTGGCCCGCGGACGCCTGGTGATCCCGGCGAACGTGAACCACGAGCGCCTCGAGCCGATGGGAGTCGGCCTCGCCCTGTCCTGCAAGATCAACGCGAACATCGGGAATTCGGCCGTGAGCTCCGACGTGGAGGAGGAGCTTCGCAAGCTCCGCACCGCCGTGAAGCTCGGGGCCGACACCGTCATGGACCTCAGCACCGGAGGAGACATCGACGCCATCCGCGAGGCCATCGTTCGGGAGAGCTCCGTTCCGATCGGCACGGTTCCCATCTATCAAGTCGTGGCCGAGCTGGACTCCATCGACGCGATGAAGGCGGAGGATCTGATCGACATGGTCGAGCACCAGGCCCGCCAGGGGGTCGACTACATGACCCTGCATGCCGGCGTGCTTCTGCGCCATCTCCCGCTGGCCCGGAACCGGATCACCGGCATCGTCAGCCGCGGCGGGTCTCTCCTGGCCCACTGGATGATGGCGAACCGCGCGGAGAACCCGCTCTACACCCACTGGGACAAGATCCTGGAGATTTGCAGGCGGTACGACGTCACGATCAGCGCGGGCGACGGCCTGCGGCCGGGGTGCCTGGCCGACGCTTCGGACGCCGCCCAGTTCGCCGAGCTGGAGACCCTGGGGGAGCTCACGCTGCGCGCCTGGGACCGGGACGTGCAGGTGATGATCGAGGGGCCGGGGCACGTCCCGATGGATCAAATCGCCATGAACGTCGAGATGCAGCAGCGGATTTGCCACGAGGCCCCCTTTTACGTCCTGGGCCCGCTGGTGACCGACATCGCCCCCGGCTACGACCACATCAGCTCCGCCATCGGAGCGGCGATGGCCGGTCAGGCAGGGGCCTCCTTGCTCTGTTACGTCACTCCCAAGGAGCATCTGGGGCTGCCCAACGAGGACGACGTGCGTCAAGGAGTGATCGCATACAAGATCGCCGCGCACGCCGCCGACGTGGCCCGCCAGCGGCCCGGGGCGCGCCAGAGAGACGACGAGATCTCCCGGGCCCGGTTCGCGTTCGACTGGAACCGGCAGTTCGACCTCGCCCTCGACCCGGAAACGGCCCGAGCCATGCACGACGCGACGCTGCCCGCCGAGTACTTCAAGAGCGCCGAGTTCTGTTCGATGTGCGGTCCGAAGTTCTGCTCGATGCAGAGCGACTATCGTCTGGAGGGAATCGAGGAGCTCCTGAAGGAAATGGGGATTGAGGACGGGAAGCCGGGAAGGCCCGCCAGCGCACCCTACGGCGCGGCACCGGCCGCCCGAAGCGCCCGTCCGGCGCCCCGGCATTGA
- a CDS encoding aquaporin, with translation MQDSMKAFVAEAIGTFILIFIGAGSICQDELTGRGLGLLGIAIAHGLALSVAVSGTMNLSGGHLNPAVTFGFMMTGRMDRRTGISYIVSQLVGAALGGFFLRMMFAPHVWQARALGTPDLDPGVSAGAGIFIEAVLTFLLVFAVWATAVDERAPKIAGFGIGLMVCADILMGGALTGAAMNPARAFGPAMASGHWNNHLVYWIGPLLGGASAAFFYSGVLLKKR, from the coding sequence ATGCAGGATTCCATGAAAGCCTTTGTCGCGGAAGCCATCGGCACGTTCATCTTGATCTTCATCGGTGCGGGCTCCATCTGCCAGGACGAGCTCACGGGGCGAGGCCTGGGTCTGCTGGGAATCGCCATCGCCCACGGGCTGGCGCTGTCCGTCGCCGTGAGCGGCACGATGAATCTCTCCGGCGGGCACCTCAACCCGGCGGTCACCTTCGGGTTCATGATGACGGGGAGGATGGACCGCCGGACGGGGATCTCCTACATCGTCTCGCAGCTCGTCGGGGCCGCCCTGGGAGGCTTTTTCCTCCGGATGATGTTCGCGCCGCACGTCTGGCAGGCGCGCGCCCTGGGAACCCCGGATCTCGACCCTGGCGTCTCGGCCGGAGCCGGCATCTTCATCGAAGCGGTCCTGACCTTTCTCCTGGTTTTCGCCGTATGGGCCACCGCCGTCGACGAGCGGGCCCCCAAGATCGCCGGTTTCGGGATCGGTCTGATGGTCTGCGCCGACATCCTCATGGGCGGAGCGCTGACCGGGGCCGCCATGAATCCCGCCCGGGCCTTCGGCCCCGCCATGGCCTCCGGGCATTGGAACAACCATCTCGTCTATTGGATCGGCCCTCTCCTGGGGGGCGCGTCGGCGGCTTTCTTCTACAGCGGCGTCCTTCTCAAGAAGCGTTGA
- the trxB gene encoding thioredoxin-disulfide reductase: protein MPEVTIYTRKYCGFCGQAKALLLSKGVAFEEIAVDGAPDLELEMRQRSGGRKTAPQIFIDGTGIGGYDDLRALDRDGKLDPLLGLSDRREADESRGAEMIESVIILGSGSAGLTAAIYTARANLQPLVVEGRAAGGQLTMTTEVENFPGFPTGILGPELIGQMRAQAQRFGARFVTGDATAADLKTSPLSLTIDGETYRTRSLIVATGADARLLGLESERKLIGHGVSTCATCDGFFFKGKEILVVGGGDSAMEEAVFLTKFASKVSVIHRRDKLRASKIMQEKAFKNPKISFVWDSVIEEIWDPARGKVERAVLRNLKTGAISEVRCDGVFVAIGHVPNSRIFREQLEMDANGYLVTLGGTSTSVPGVFAAGDVADHVYRQAITAAGTGCMAALDAERFLERSAH, encoded by the coding sequence ATGCCGGAAGTGACGATCTACACAAGAAAATATTGCGGGTTTTGCGGGCAAGCGAAGGCGCTTCTCCTGTCCAAAGGGGTGGCGTTCGAGGAAATCGCCGTGGACGGAGCCCCCGATCTGGAGCTCGAAATGCGCCAGCGCTCCGGCGGCAGGAAGACGGCTCCGCAGATCTTCATCGACGGAACGGGAATCGGAGGGTATGACGACTTGCGGGCGCTGGACCGAGACGGCAAGCTGGATCCGCTGCTGGGGCTCTCGGACCGGCGGGAGGCCGACGAGAGCCGGGGGGCGGAGATGATCGAGAGCGTGATCATCCTGGGATCGGGCTCGGCCGGCCTCACGGCCGCCATCTACACCGCCCGGGCGAATCTGCAGCCCCTCGTGGTGGAGGGGAGGGCCGCGGGAGGGCAGCTCACGATGACCACGGAAGTGGAGAACTTCCCCGGATTCCCCACCGGCATCCTCGGGCCGGAGCTCATCGGACAGATGCGCGCGCAAGCGCAGCGCTTCGGCGCCCGTTTCGTCACCGGGGACGCGACCGCCGCGGATCTCAAGACCTCTCCCTTGTCCCTCACTATCGATGGCGAGACCTACCGCACCCGCAGCCTTATCGTGGCGACCGGCGCCGACGCCCGCCTGCTCGGGCTGGAGTCGGAAAGGAAGCTCATCGGGCACGGCGTCTCCACGTGCGCTACCTGCGACGGCTTCTTCTTCAAGGGGAAGGAAATCCTGGTGGTGGGCGGAGGAGATTCCGCCATGGAGGAGGCTGTTTTTCTCACGAAGTTCGCCTCCAAGGTGTCGGTCATCCATCGCCGCGACAAGCTGCGGGCCTCCAAGATCATGCAGGAGAAGGCCTTCAAGAACCCGAAGATCTCCTTCGTCTGGGACTCGGTCATCGAGGAGATCTGGGATCCGGCTCGAGGGAAAGTCGAGCGCGCCGTGCTCCGCAATTTGAAGACCGGGGCGATCAGCGAGGTGAGGTGCGACGGAGTGTTCGTGGCGATCGGCCACGTTCCCAACTCCCGCATTTTCCGCGAACAGCTGGAGATGGACGCGAACGGCTATCTCGTGACCCTCGGCGGGACCTCCACCAGCGTCCCCGGCGTCTTCGCCGCCGGAGACGTCGCGGATCACGTCTACCGGCAGGCCATCACCGCCGCGGGGACGGGATGTATGGCCGCCCTCGATGCCGAGAGATTCCTGGAGCGCAGCGCCCACTGA